A genomic region of Alligator mississippiensis isolate rAllMis1 chromosome 4, rAllMis1, whole genome shotgun sequence contains the following coding sequences:
- the TMEM37 gene encoding voltage-dependent calcium channel gamma-like subunit, producing MTAIAVQAQRLLVHRRPQKSFFETFIRSLIILCVAIAVVLSSISICDGHWLFAKGELFGLWHFCTMGNTSVLTCVTDLSLASVEGMNIGMILVRSVVSFAVVIAIFGLELLMVSQVCEDANSRRKWSMGSVLILLSFLLSSTGVLSFLMLLKDHITFMGFTLTYWCEFIAAFLFFLNGISGLHINSITYPWTRVRKM from the exons atgacggCGATCGCGGTGCAG GCCCAGCGGCTGCTTGTGCACAGAAGACCCCAGAAATCATTCTTTGAGACGTTCATCAGAAGCCTAATTATCTTGTGCGTTGCAATCGCCGTGGTCCTGTCCTCGATTTCAATCTGCGATGGCCACTGGCTCTTTGCCAAAGGCGAGCTGTTTGGACTGTGGCACTTCTGCACCATGGGCAACACCAGCGTGCTGACGTGTGTCACAGATCTCAGTCTGGCCAGCGTGGAAGGGATGAACATAGGAATGATTCTTGTGAGAAGCGTGGTCTCGTTCGCTGTCGTCATTGCAATATTTGGCCTGGAACTTCTGATGGTCTCCCAGGTCTGTGAAGATGCTAATTCAAGACGGAAATGGTCCATGGGATCGGTCCTCATTCTTCTCTCATTTCTGCTGTCATCCACTGGAGTCCTGAGTTTCTTAATGCTCCTGAAAGATCATATTACCTTCATGGGCTTCACACTCACATATTGGTGCGAGTTCATTGCcgccttcctcttcttcctcaatGGGATCAGCGGACTTCACATTAACAGCATAACGTACCCCTGGACCAGAGTCCGAAAAATGTAG